The Setaria italica strain Yugu1 chromosome VIII, Setaria_italica_v2.0, whole genome shotgun sequence genome includes the window TCAAATCTAAAGACTTCTCCAGCTCAAAGTAGAATGCATGAACTGAAAGCTAAAATCATAATTTGTGTCATGCAACACTATCAGTATACGTAAACATGCTGTACCATGTCTCCTTTGCAGATTACGCATTCAGATAAACAAGTTAATACCAATCACGCCTGCCTCCTGCTTTTCATAGATACAGCTGTTTCTAGACTAGTGTTTCGCAAGGACAGCTGTTCCACATTTAATGTAGCCTGATTAGTTGATAAACCGACATTCCCGACAATAGTCAAAATATGGAGCTAAAAATTAGAAGCACACAACATCAATTTATCAAATTGTACTAAAATTTTACTGAGGAAGATTTTAGCAGAAACTAGATATAGCTATCATAGTCGGAGTTTCACATTTTCACTCAAGAAGACTATTATCCTTTCGCATAAATAAGTATAAAACTATGAGCTATTATTAGCATGTAGCAAGCTCAAATCAAGTGCTAGTATACACATTTGCTCGAATGCAATATACAAGGTCACTGATTAGCAATTGAAAATCGGAATCTTACGCAATCTATCCATCTATACAATATGCATGCACAGCAGCTCCAAATCAAACTGTACCTCCATTGAAAGAAGCATTACACTTTGCAACATTAGAGAGGGCAATATATATCCCAACCTGGATTTTTTGTCCGAAGGTACTAATGCTAGGATGGAAGGCCACTCAAGAGATGGTAAGCCCAATGAGTCCTTCAATGCCATAAATACAGATCACAGACACATGTCACCAGTGCACAAGGAATAAAATTGAGATTGGACAAGTCAATCACCCAGAATTTTtaagaaataagaaaagagaaaagaccAATGAATATCATTAGTTGGAATTGATTTTTCCACAGAACTTTGCCACCAGCGAACTTCATGCGTCCCCAAGAAGAAATTAGGATAGAACTTTTTTCTACGGAGCATGGTGCACTAGGGAGGAGCAAGGACATCTTATATGAACCTCATCATTCAGTGCGTCTGTCCTAACAGTTTATATGGTCAATCAACACATGAAGATTCTCCCACCCTCCTCTGCTCCTAAATTTTGAAGAATATGTTTGTGAACCCATGATATATTATCATGAGCTACAAAATTTAAATTGGCAAACTTATAAAGTTCACAACTTTATAATTTTCGATATGTATATAGCTGCATAATTAGGAATTCCAGTATCAAGTCCATCATCCCCCGCCCGCCCTTAAGGAAGTCCATCATGTTGCCCAAGCATAACTTCCTGTTCTGGTGTATCAGTTTCAGCCTTTGGGGCTTTCATCCCTTTTCAGCTTATTGCCAACAGTACTAACAATTAGCTATCATACTTTGTTCAAATAGATCTAAGAGACTAAGACATCAAGGTAATGTACAAGTCAGCAGAAGACCTTACTTGCCACAGGCCAAGATACCAGCACAAGTTATATATATGAAAAGAATGTTGGCATTTTGAAACTTCACTTTGGCAAAAGTTCATGTCACTTCTGCAAATTAAAACTATATATTCTTTACTACATCTTTGGTCAAGATTAGATGATTTGCCTGAACACATTCTAAGACATCAATTTCCTTACTGGGGTACATTGAGTCATCGATAAGTAAGGGAAGCTGGTAAGGACCCTGAAGTTATGGAACAAAGAACAGAGAGGAAGGCTTCGACTTCATAAGACAAGTGAAAATGCTGGATGGAAACAACATATCAACACACATAAAGCAAGATAGCTTATGCATAATGGAATAACCTTTCACCTTTCAATTTAATGGGGAGGTTGCCATTGATAAGTTGGGAATCAAGCTTGAAAAGCATTTAGACAGTCCTGAGAAAAATAAATGATGTGGATCTGATCACCTGAACGAGGGCGTACCCAGTGcgaaagctcccacacaaggtgggGTCTGGGGAAGGGAATTTCTAGACAGCCTTACCCTtgcaaaattcttttaaaattctGCAAAGATGCTGGATATATTATCACACCTGAACaaggaacaaaaaaaaagacttcTACATCAAATGACCAGCAGGAAATGCTGGATAAAAACAATGTACCAAAATTATAATTTTACATGATTCCAATACTTAATTGGTGATAACTATGTACAATGGAACGATCATGATATTTTAAAAGACATGTTATCCTCcttatcaaaatatttgtcgctGTTAACTTTTCCTCGTGAAACttgaccattcgtcttattcaaaaaattattgaAGTATCATTCGTTTTGTTTGTGACTTCTTTTAGTATCAAATGTATTATAAGTTTATTTATCTTTTTGTAtatttgcaataaatttttgaataagcCGAATGGTCAAACGTCGTGAGGaaacatcaacaacaacaaatattttgatacgaaGGGAGTACTTTTAAAAACATGCTCTTGAAAAGAAAGAACGAAACATTAAATATGCTCATGCACCCTGGTCTGGCGTCCTATGGTAGAAAATGAAATTGACAACATATGTGTAACCTCATTAGGTAAATGGTGCCTTTTTCAAATTGAGTATGAACAAACCTGAATTTTCAATGTGTTGTCCTCCTTGATGGATTTTCCAGCTTTAGGTGACACTATACTTTGAACATCATTGCAAGTCCAAATAAATGCTATCCTTTGCTTTGGGTTTTATATCTTGTGGGTGGTTGCATTTCACAGGCTCAAGATAGACAGAATATAACCTGAGTGGCAAGCGAAAGCTCTGCTGCATATATGTTAATGGGCATGATATAAGCGTTACGGGTGCAAGAATGAAAGTATTGGAATTTTGTCAAGAGATAACATCAAAGAAAGGTGGAAAAAAGATACAAGCAGTAGACAAATATACTAATTCCACAAAGTGTAAAAGGCACAAATTGCAGACAGCACATGCCAGAAGAAAGGAAAGAACTAGGCATTAATATGCCTACCATTGCACATAGATAAGATATACTGTATCATGAATGTCTTCTTCCACTCACATACGGACAGGTATAAGGCTGATAATATCAAGAGGAAAAAAGTTGATTACGGCCTAAGCAGACAATAATGATGGATAATGGAAATTAGAGTGCATGAATAATCACATCCGGACGTGTGCGCCTAAATAGTAAATACCAACAAGAAAAGGCAAATATACCGTTGCAAATCAAACAAGATTCCATGGCAGACCATGCCTGATGTTGTTCCCTGTGCTCCTATGGAAAAAGGAGACCAACACCACAAGCAACTCAGGGAAAATTCACAGCCAAGACACAGGAATCACACAATTTGCATCATGCCACCATCAAAACATGCAAGTACAGGGTTGGGAGTTGGGACATTGGTATTTAGAAACCCTTTACCTCTTCTTTTTTCTAGAGGCCTATAGATTAATTAACATTTTGAGATGACATAGATTAACTAACTCGACTCAAAACCATTTGAGAATTCATCATAAGCAAACCTAACCATAGTGACAAACTGTTGTGTTGTGGGCACCACCAAACCCGTCCTAGCATTCCACCCCATAAGACTTGTACTTATCGGAACCCTAAAACCATCAATATCCCAAATCCCCGCGAAGGCAACGATTAGGGTTATAGCGGAAGAGACGTACCAGAACACCGTCCACGGACAGACGGCGGAGCGCGCTGCCCCCGTCGGGTCGCCGCGCTGCGGAGCGACCCCCTTCCCCCTATCACACCGCTAGGGCTCCAGATCCAGAGGCGGACCCAATAATTTCTGCAAGAAAATCGAAGTCCGTAGGTAAAATacatggtcagatccgaatCAAATAGCATAGATTAGGGGCTTGGGACTTGGTGTTCGATTCCGTACATTAGGAAGGGAAGATGTGGGCGGGCATTCCCGAGGTCGCCGGCGAAGcggccctggcggcggcgctagtAGAGAGGAAGGCCGAGAACATGAGTCGAGAGAGAGAAGGCGTGGTGGGGGCGAGAGGTCAAGAGCCGGGTGTGCTTGTTTGCAAAGCACGAGCACAAGGCCCAGTTTGGCCCAGCGAGCCAGAAAGGCCCAGCCTAGCTTTGTTttcttgttcttcctcctcctcagtttcctcattttattccattttCTTTTAAATGGTATTTATGTTCCCGCCCTACTTTCTACTTTAAAGTGTAATTTCAGTATAAAAAAGTGTAATTATTGTTTTATccttattttttaatttataattTTAACATTTACAATTCACAAGTCAACAcgattttttctggtcaacaatcaaaacaagaaaaatgTGCAAAAGCCAAGGGCAAAACCGCATCAACTTGTGAATAGTGAAAGGCAAAATCATAAAGTCAAAAGAAATGAGAGGAAAAATACAATTGCAGTATGAAATAGGAGAAGAACATCAAAATACCTTCTATTCGGCGCCTTTCTTTTAATACTCccaataattaattattttcataAATATGTGCCTTTCATTGTTTGATTCAACAATTTATGGAAGCTAGTTCAACAATTTGAACATAAGTTCAACATTTCATATCCATCTTACAATGAAGGGACAAGACTGATTGAAACACATCCAATCTAACAATCTATTATACATTTACTTTTACCTGATGATCCCTAATTTATCTCTCAACCCCTTTGTTATTTGTTTGCTGATCATCACGATCGCAGACCGCGTCCCTGCCTCCAGGCTTACTAGCCTATACCTATAGGGTATGACTGGTCATGTCCATGCCTTGACGGGTTCCTCCCAGGCAAGATCTTTTAGGACCTTTCTAGTTGGTCATAAACTAATCGTTCTGGTTATCTCTTATTTGGTTTGTGTCCATAtaagagcaagtataataagaTGACGTAAGCAGGCCAAATGAAGTGCCACATCAGATTTTTGGTACGAACTCCAATAAATATGGTGAGAGAATGAGAGAGTAAAGATGAACAACGGAGTCTCCAACCATTATATGAGTGGCTATTAGATTGAATCAAGATGTTGCCGGCAGCTGGACCTCACCGTGTAAGCGTGTTaactggggtgtttggatcctgaagataaaatttaagtacgtgtcacatcgaatattcggatgctaattaggaggactaaatatgagttaattataaaacaaattacacagatggaggctaaatggcgagacgaatctattaaacctaattaatcaatcattagcaaaatagttactgtagcggcacattgtcaaatcatggactaattaggcttaatagatttgtctcgccgtttagcctccatctgtgcaatggattttataaatagtctatatttactACTCTTAagtagtatctaaatattgaatGGCTAATTCTCCTCGGCATAAATATTCTCTCTGCATATGCACTAGACTGGGGCGTAAATAAATATTCTCTGCGTATGCATGCAGCAGGAGTACACGGGGGGATGGATCGATCAGGAATCTGCTATTCATGCACAGCACAGTGTTCTGAATTATTCTATCTGCTATTCATGCAGCTACGTTCTTCAAGCAATCAAGCATGTGTGCATGTGCTGTCGTCTATTAGCCTCTGTACGTCCAGTGGCCTACGTACTATATTATTATATCATTACGAGCAGCTAGCTTGCTTATATGTTGGAAATGGGTTGCCGAAGCGATTGTTTGCATGTGGATGACATTGCTACATGGAATCCAAAAGTGGTGTCAATTATCAATTCATGTTTGGATATGCACGCCGTTAAATTGACGTCACCGTGTGCAAGAACGCCATGCCATCTCCAATCCCCTCCTCGAGTGGATTGACTTGTGATACCCTAAGAGGGAATGTTGAATTAGGTGTTCTATAACTAAGACTGTaagcacatataaaaatatatttcaattTATATCTAGATGTGAACTAGATTTTTCTTTGTGTTATTATCGTTGCCTCATAAAAGTTTTGCACCCTACGTTCCAATCCTACTAAACTGCACATTCCAATTATAGAAAAGGTAAACATGGAACTATAATAAGTAATGCAGAAGGTAAATGAAATAGAGAATACAAACTCTCGGCGCGATGAATTTTTACCGATGTATTGGGAAGCTCTCACTTTCGTCTAGTCCTTATTGGAACCCTCGCAAGGGGATGCCTCATACAAGAGCCAAGCTCTTGGTCGGGTAACTACATGAATAGGCAGTAGCCCTTCACCACGCGCAAGTAGATCTATGTTTTCCCTTTCCCGGATGCTCTCCATCAACTTCACTAGGTAGAGCTTTGGAAAATCATCaagggcctctcctcccttgTATAAGCACCATCTGCCACTCCACAAAGGTGGTTGTAGGTCTCGAGCCAtggatttacaactcttggtacGCCCAAGCACCGATACTAAGAGGTTTGCAAACCTCATgtaactctaggctaatcctAAAGCAATACATAAATAGGCCTAAACTAATCTAGTAATATTATTCACTGGATGAATCATATCGGCGAAGCAACTCTGAACATAGACATTGCCGACACCCATagcaccgactgattcggtgttGTTCATGGTAATCACCCTATTGTTCGGTGATACTAGAGCTGTGCTTCTCCTCAGAcagagaggaggcaaaaactcATCATAGGATGATCCAATGATCATTACTGTGACACCGTATGATCTGGTGCACACAGTACACGCTTTCTTGGCCCTGCTGCCAATTTTTCTATCATTGACCGATACGATGTATTGGGTGCATGAACACCGGATGGTCCGGTGCATTATGATAGTGACTCTTTTCATCAAGATTTGCTTCATGTCATTACTCCGTCTTTTTTCTATGATGTTTTGGGTTGCTTTAAGGTCTTCCAGGACCTTCTACTTCTACATTTTGAATTATCAAAGCAAAATCTTTATGTGAGAGTTGAAGCTTCAAAAGGTGAATTATGAATTTACTAGTAGGAGATGAGATAGTCTTTTCCCTTGAAATGGAAATTGATAAAACTAAGTGGACGAATTTAATTTCTGcaagtttaaaaaaaaagaaatttggaTGACCCTTCATtgtctcctcctccaccactaaTTTTCCCTATACAAGATGTAAGTCGCCTGGCCTCCTCCAACCCTCGCCCACTAGCAACTCTCCACAGTGACTACTGTGGCCAACGCCATACGGTGCCTTCGTCTTATTGTTGTCTCATTCACCTCTGACATGGTGTTGTCAGCTTGGCTGTGGCTCATGGTCCACGGCCATGTCTTTAATTTAGAGCACGCTGATATGCAAAACCTCCACCCCAAAATCTTAATCCAAATGATGGCAGCCAACAACGATGCTATATACACTACTGGAGAAACATCCATTCGTATCGGCTCATCTATACTGGGCATAATGAGCCGGTATGAATAAGTCGTTCGTACCAGGTCGACGAGATGGCACAAACAATGAACTACCCATGCCGGCTCTCTTATTTGTGCCAATGCAATTTTAAGCCGGCGTCAATAATGATTATCCTTTTCTGCTCCAAATTTGCAACAACACGAATACTCAATTATTCATGCTAGCTCAAAATAGAGCTGGCACGAATACTCTTAGGATTATTCGTGTTGGTTCAAAATTGGACCGGCAAGGATAATCCATTGTTCACACCGGCTCAAAATTGCGATGGAACAAATAAGATTCCCGGATATGCAATTCGAATTTTAGCATGTATTCggaaattcataacttttgcatATGGGCTCAGATAGAGACAAACATTGTATGAAATTGTACCGCTTGATGAGATCTATAACTTTGTAGTTGAATACTTTTTAATTTGAGATCATTACATGCCTAAATAATGGATCAAAATGTTAAACAATAAGAGTTAAAAGGAATAAAAGTTCCCTTTGTGTGCAGATAAGtggtgtaggtgagatggtaaagAGGTATCgtgggaggagggaggccgTGAGTTCGAAGGTGGATAGAGCATGCGCGACCGCGAGGGGTAGCTCAGGGGTGGTCTCCAGCCTAAAAAATACTTTTGCGTGTTTCATTTATGAATTCATATTTATAGATGGCTTTTGAGCCAGCACGGATGAGTTGCTCTTCAATAGTGATAGATGGCTACAAGCTCGCACAGGGGAAGTAGCTAACAGCCAGTGGTTAACACACCGTTTGGAGCTTCACAAAGTTGTTGCTAGTGTGTAAGCTCTACGGGTTATTATTCACAACTAGACTTATAACATTTCCCAATAGATTTTCTACAAGTGACCAAACGATTTTTAGTATACTTAGATAAACATCTACAATAACTCACTATAAGGGATCTTCCTATCTATAACAAATCGAAATGCGTCATAAACACATTTTTTGCGTCATAAATCGTGATTTATGATGCTCGTATGATGAATATCGTTCATCACTAATCGAGTATTGTAAACTGTGACTTTCCTTAATTATTTCCGTGTGTCACTAAGATTATGATAATTACAGAACATCAATGAAAACGTCAAAAACTAGCTCCTGCGTAGCCAGCCACGTGCTAGACCACAGTCCGATGTGGCGTAACAATTGTGACAAAATATTTCGTTATAACTTAATCTAGATCCAATTCTTGTTGAATCGAGCCTAATATTTGTTGTCGTCATAActtgatttaggcccaattgTCGTAGACTGGAAGATTTCTTGTGGTGACCGTGGAGAATGGGTTTATTAAGAGTTATGTTGTTGGTGAACTATTGGGGAAGATGCAaattattctagaaaattttTCGGCCACCTgaggaaaaataattaaaaacacTAAAACTGTTCGCTACTCATACAAATTAAAACAATCAGGAAAGTTTGTGATTGAGTGATTTATATATTAGGAATATAATATTGTGATTTTTTGTTTGACGAGGAGCTCataattttctttttgtaaACCAGACCATCATGGCAGCATCCCATCAACAAGCTCACTGATATATCTCTATATAACGTTATTCATAAAGGTTTatttgctactccctccgtcgcAAGATACATATGTCTAGATCCATACTAAAAGCTATGcctctagaaaagttaaaacgaatagtaatttgaacaGGAGGGAGTAAGACTTAAGGGGATGGGGAACCTGGAAACTTATAAATATCAAACGTGTTGCTATGGTAGAAAGAAATTGGCAAAGAAAGGAAGCAAGTGTAGCTTGCATTTCTTTTTCTAATAAGAGACCATGAAATGTGGTAAGGAATTGCAATAATATACGTATGTAAAGGGGCTGGTAAGTGTTGAGAAGCACATAAATAATTGTTTAATTTAGTACGGAAGTACTCTATTTGcaaatgaaattaattttgaTATGATATAATAAATTTATATGGGAGTGAGCAGCATATTGCCCCCACATGATGAGTATTGGAAGTATGTAGGAAAACAACAGATGACCACTCCGTCGGTTCGTCCTCACTACTGTCTGCTTGTGATCTTGATGATTAGCTCAAGCAATGCAAGCAAACCTAACTTGCTAATCAGGATTGTATTCGTACAACAATTATATATGAAGGTATATAAaacaaacttttttttaatCTGGACTCCGATGAAATATGGCTAACCGCATCAAATTCCACATGCATGCATTAACCAAAACTGATCGATTTTAGGGATGAAATGCTAGAACAGAAGTTTGTGGCTAACAAaccaaaataaaatgaaaataaaCAAACAAGCTAGCGAGGAAAATGTTTGAGTCAGTACAAAGTTCTCCATGCTGAAGGTATATGCATGTATGCTAGAGGCAAAATCAGGAAGCATAAGTTGATCAAGGATCTAAATGAACACAACAACAGCAATAGAGGAAGACTGTATGAGCTATGTAGTATTATTGATTATCATTTTGACAAGACAAAGAAGAAACCTCCCACATGTTGCTAAAACAAGAACAACAGTTGAAATTGAAAGAGAGAAATTTATATCTAAAGTAGCTCTTTGGCCAAAAAATGTATGATCCGGTAGCACAAGAaaggaaatgagaaaaaaagggAGAGAAACAAGCAATCAACAATCCAGCAGGAGTAGCTAGCGATACATTCAAAAGACCAAACAAATTGATCTCCTTTAGTTTGCATGCACAAGTATGTACTGGCTCTGTGTATCATGTAACTTTTGGAGTGGTCCCAAGCCTTAACTCTAGATCTACTTCATGTTGATCCACAAGCAGAAGGGAACTAGAGCTAGGGCTTGGGATTGTTGCTTGTGGTACCTTTGCATCATGATCAACTCCTCCTTGTAGCCCCTGTGATGATTCACATGCTGTAACCTCCGCCACTGGCTGCACAAAGATCagaagcgccgccgcggagggaTGATCCAAACGCCTCCTCTTTGTCCTCGCTGACTCCTCGCCGTTGTTATCAGCAAGATCGCAGTGATCTTCTCTCATCTCCACGGGGGCTGCTGGCATCGACATGAGGAGCTTGTTCTTGCTCTCCTTGATAATGGTTGATAAGTAGGAAGTAGCAGGAGGAGTCGTGGTGTTCTTCGCACCCCCCTTGTTGGCTGCTGAGCCGGCGGCAGTACCTGCTGCGTTAGTCGCCGCCGTTGTAGTGCTAGGGCTAGAGGCGGCCCTGTACAGGAGAGCCCCTTCCTGTGGCTGATCATTGGGGGCGTCGGGGGATGAGCCCCCCTGCCGGAGAAGAGCTCGGTCACGGCGATGGACGTTCATGTGGCCACCGAgcgcctgcgccgaccggaacTCGCGCTGGCAGAAGGTGCACGAGTAGGAGCGCGGCGGCCACACGCAGCCGCCGAGGTGCGCCGCCGCATCGCGCTCGAAAGCCTGTTCCTCCCACgacggctcgccgccggcggccgcagctGCCGCCCAAGCAGTGATGGGGCTcgctgtgctgctgctgctggtgcttctCCTTGCTCCCCACATGCCCCAGTAACTGCCTATTCGATCCATGGCGGTGGAGGAGTTCATGGGCGCGCTAGCTGGTGATTGAGCTATCTGTTTGTAAGTTTgttgttgcaaacttgcaatcaAGGCATGCAACTAGTAGATCACAGACCAAGAAGATAGGATGTGTGTACCTATTTGCTATATATGTGCAAGAATCAAGAAAGCAAATTGGAGCTGGAATAGTgaacaagaaaaggaagaggGGGAAGAGAAGAGCTCAGGGTGATGCTGGGGATGAATTGGAGATGAGTAATTTGTATGATTAGATAGATGACTAGTCCTCTCACGCCCTGCTGTTTAGGAATTGGTGGGTGGGTGtgcctttttgttttctt containing:
- the LOC101777132 gene encoding zinc finger protein 10 translates to MNSSTAMDRIGSYWGMWGARRSTSSSSTASPITAWAAAAAAGGEPSWEEQAFERDAAAHLGGCVWPPRSYSCTFCQREFRSAQALGGHMNVHRRDRALLRQGGSSPDAPNDQPQEGALLYRAASSPSTTTAATNAAGTAAGSAANKGGAKNTTTPPATSYLSTIIKESKNKLLMSMPAAPVEMREDHCDLADNNGEESARTKRRRLDHPSAAALLIFVQPVAEVTACESSQGLQGGVDHDAKVPQATIPSPSSSSLLLVDQHEVDLELRLGTTPKVT